From the Streptomyces pluripotens genome, one window contains:
- the disA gene encoding DNA integrity scanning diadenylate cyclase DisA translates to MAANDRAAAPGKSGGSAGSDGLMRASLSAVAPGTPLRDGLERVLRGNTGGLIVLGSDKTVEAMCTGGFVLDVEFTATRLRELCKLDGGIVLSSDLSKILRAGVQLLPDPTIPTQETGTRHRTADRVSKQVGFPVVSVSQSMRLIALYVDGQRRVLEDSAAILSRANQALATLERYKLRLDEVAGTLSALEIEDLVTVRDVSAVAQRLEMVRRIATEIAEYVVELGTDGRLLALQLEELIAGVEPDRELVVRDYVPEPTAKRSRTVEAALSELDALTHAELLELGTVARALGYTSSPESLDSAVSPRGFRLLAKVPRLPGAIIERLVEHFGGLQKLLAASVDDLQTVDGVGEARARSVREGLSRLAESSILERYV, encoded by the coding sequence GTGGCAGCCAACGACCGGGCAGCAGCTCCCGGAAAGTCCGGTGGGAGTGCCGGTTCCGATGGCCTGATGCGCGCCTCGCTGAGCGCCGTAGCACCCGGTACGCCCCTGCGCGACGGCCTTGAGCGGGTCCTGCGCGGCAACACCGGCGGGCTCATCGTCCTCGGCTCCGACAAGACGGTCGAGGCGATGTGCACGGGGGGTTTCGTCCTGGATGTCGAGTTCACCGCCACCCGGCTGCGCGAGTTGTGCAAACTGGACGGCGGGATCGTGCTGTCGTCGGACCTGTCGAAGATCCTGCGCGCGGGCGTCCAGCTGCTCCCTGACCCGACGATCCCCACGCAGGAGACCGGCACCCGGCACCGTACGGCGGACCGGGTGAGCAAGCAGGTCGGTTTCCCGGTGGTCTCGGTCTCGCAGTCGATGCGCCTCATCGCCCTGTACGTGGACGGTCAGCGCCGCGTCCTGGAGGACTCCGCGGCCATTCTCTCCCGCGCGAACCAGGCGCTGGCCACACTGGAACGGTACAAGCTCCGGCTGGACGAGGTCGCGGGCACCCTGTCGGCCCTGGAGATCGAAGATCTGGTGACGGTCCGGGATGTCTCCGCCGTCGCCCAGCGGCTGGAGATGGTTCGGCGCATCGCCACCGAAATCGCGGAATACGTGGTGGAACTGGGCACCGACGGCCGGCTTCTCGCCCTCCAACTGGAGGAGTTGATCGCCGGTGTCGAGCCCGACCGCGAACTCGTGGTCCGGGACTACGTCCCCGAGCCGACGGCCAAGCGCTCCCGCACGGTAGAGGCGGCCCTGTCCGAGTTGGACGCCCTGACCCACGCGGAACTCCTCGAACTCGGCACGGTGGCACGTGCACTGGGCTACACCAGCTCACCCGAGAGCCTCGATTCGGCGGTCTCCCCACGTGGCTTCCGCCTGCTGGCCAAGGTGCCGCGCCTTCCGGGCGCGATCATCGAGCGCCTGGTGGAACACTTCGGCGGCCTGCAGAAACTGCTGGCCGCGAGCGTCGACGACCTCCAGACCGTGGACGGCGTCGGCGAGGCCCGGGCGAGGAGCGTGCGGGAGGGCCTGTCGCGACTGGCGGAGTCCTCCATCCTGGAGCGGTACGTCTGA
- the radA gene encoding DNA repair protein RadA: protein MAARSKSTKDRPSYRCTECGWQTAKWLGRCPECQAWGTVEEYGAPAVRTTAPGRVTSSALPIGQVDGRQATARSTGVPELDRVLGGGLVPGAVVLLAGEPGVGKSTLLLDVAAKSASAEHRTLYVTGEESASQVRLRADRIGALDDHLYLASETDLSAVLGHLDEVKPSLLILDSVQTVASPEIEGAPGGMAQVREVAGALIRASKERGMSTLLVGHVTKDGAIAGPRLLEHLVDVVLHFEGDRHARLRLVRGVKNRYGATDEVGCFELHDEGITGLADPSGLFLTRRDEPVPGTCLTVTLEGRRPLVAEVQALTVDSQIPSPRRTTSGLETSRVSMMLAVLEQRGRIHALGKRDIYSATVGGVKLSEPAADLAVALALASAASDTPLPKNLVAIGEVGLAGEVRRVTGVQRRLAEAHRLGFTHALVPTDPGKVPPGMKVLEVADMGDALRVLPRSRSREAPREAEQRR, encoded by the coding sequence ATGGCTGCCCGTTCTAAGTCCACCAAGGACCGCCCGTCCTACCGCTGCACCGAGTGCGGATGGCAGACGGCCAAGTGGCTCGGCCGCTGCCCCGAATGCCAGGCCTGGGGCACAGTCGAGGAGTACGGCGCACCCGCGGTCCGTACGACGGCACCGGGTCGGGTCACCTCCTCCGCGCTGCCCATCGGACAGGTCGACGGCCGGCAGGCCACCGCCCGCTCGACCGGTGTGCCCGAGCTGGACCGGGTGCTCGGCGGCGGTCTCGTACCCGGCGCGGTGGTGCTGCTGGCGGGCGAGCCCGGCGTCGGCAAGTCCACCCTCCTGTTGGACGTGGCCGCCAAGTCCGCGAGCGCGGAACACCGCACCCTCTACGTCACCGGTGAGGAGTCCGCGAGCCAGGTGCGGCTGCGCGCCGACCGCATCGGTGCCCTCGACGACCACCTGTATCTGGCCTCCGAGACCGACCTGTCCGCGGTGCTCGGTCACTTGGACGAGGTCAAGCCGTCCCTGCTGATCCTCGACTCGGTGCAGACCGTGGCCTCCCCGGAGATCGAGGGTGCGCCCGGGGGCATGGCCCAGGTCCGGGAGGTGGCGGGAGCTCTCATCCGCGCCTCCAAGGAACGCGGCATGTCCACGCTGCTGGTGGGCCACGTCACCAAGGACGGGGCGATCGCCGGGCCCCGCCTCCTGGAACACCTGGTGGACGTCGTCCTGCACTTCGAAGGTGACCGGCATGCTCGTCTGCGCCTGGTGCGTGGTGTGAAGAACCGGTACGGCGCGACGGACGAGGTCGGCTGCTTCGAGCTGCACGACGAGGGCATCACGGGTCTCGCCGACCCGAGCGGCCTGTTCCTGACCCGCCGTGACGAACCGGTTCCGGGTACCTGTCTGACCGTCACCCTGGAGGGCCGCCGCCCGCTGGTGGCCGAAGTGCAGGCGCTGACCGTCGATTCGCAGATCCCCTCCCCGCGCCGCACCACCTCGGGCCTGGAGACCTCCCGGGTATCGATGATGCTGGCCGTCCTGGAGCAGCGCGGCCGGATCCACGCGCTGGGCAAGCGGGACATCTACTCGGCGACGGTCGGCGGCGTGAAACTGTCGGAACCAGCCGCCGACCTCGCGGTCGCGCTCGCGCTGGCCTCGGCCGCCAGTGACACCCCGCTGCCCAAGAACCTGGTGGCCATCGGCGAGGTGGGCCTTGCGGGCGAGGTGAGACGGGTCACGGGCGTGCAGCGCAGGCTCGCCGAGGCACACCGACTGGGCTTCACCCACGCACTCGTGCCCACGGATCCGGGCAAGGTGCCGCCCGGGATGAAGGTCCTGGAGGTCGCCGACATGGGGGACGCGCTGCGGGTGCTGCCTCGGTCCCGTAGCCGAGAGGCCCCGCGGGAGGCGGAGCAGCGCCGGTAG
- a CDS encoding BACON domain-containing protein: MMSSSPETTTRTTGAHRAHREARDRAAARTVAQRPPARYEPYLDGLFTYCLSVLCDHDTATAALGDVLALAERRGHRVPEDAGDRRAWLYALARWACLRKLAEAKQKRQASHAAGRPAAGKGGDPRPAVASEVQEQRRRELTLLAWPEAAGTTPEQREALELAVRHHLAAHEVAAVLGMDPTAARELLASAACEVERTRAALAVVQTGGCPSVAHLTGDSRLVLSAALRRELVRHVDDCPRCRRTAERALPGNWPGAMLTPAELPVLEAPRAALHIALTHHPRVRGAAVPRFDRRGFPMDPKDRAARRDRMRARAVTTTVVATVVAAPVLALWAAYRGAPTSDEDGHPATASEAQGPDVLGGDTAGGYENAGNASAKPGTGLDKDGKADVSVEVVSVAGTGKTGPGQLAVDAANDDETTLITLTASGSSPVRWSASTPAAWLYLSQSSGTLDPGESLTVKVYVDHLREPSGHWTAQVAISPAGTVVSIDGYGTAPSRPASPPSSSSPVPTPSSSPSSEPPATQSPSPTDPSDSQSAPPPSGSAPPSSSPPSPSSPSSSSSPSSSGDGTPSPSGS, from the coding sequence GTGATGAGCAGCAGTCCGGAGACCACGACCCGCACCACTGGTGCGCACAGGGCGCACCGCGAGGCGCGCGATCGAGCCGCCGCGCGCACCGTAGCCCAGCGGCCGCCGGCGCGCTACGAGCCGTACCTGGACGGTCTGTTCACCTACTGTCTGTCGGTGCTGTGCGACCACGACACGGCCACGGCGGCACTCGGTGACGTCCTCGCCCTCGCCGAGCGGCGCGGGCACCGCGTCCCGGAGGACGCCGGGGACCGCAGGGCCTGGTTGTACGCGCTGGCCCGCTGGGCCTGCCTGCGCAAGCTGGCCGAGGCCAAGCAGAAACGTCAGGCCAGCCACGCGGCGGGTCGTCCGGCCGCCGGGAAGGGAGGGGACCCGCGGCCGGCGGTCGCCTCCGAGGTCCAGGAGCAGCGGCGCCGCGAACTCACCCTGTTGGCCTGGCCGGAGGCGGCCGGCACCACACCCGAGCAGCGTGAGGCCCTGGAACTCGCCGTTCGTCACCATCTCGCCGCCCACGAGGTCGCCGCCGTGCTCGGTATGGACCCCACCGCCGCACGCGAGCTGCTGGCCTCCGCCGCCTGCGAGGTCGAGCGCACCCGTGCGGCTCTCGCCGTGGTCCAGACCGGCGGCTGCCCGAGCGTGGCCCACCTCACCGGCGACAGCAGGCTGGTCCTCAGTGCCGCGCTGCGCCGGGAGCTGGTCCGGCACGTCGACGACTGCCCACGCTGCCGCCGCACCGCCGAGCGCGCCTTGCCCGGCAACTGGCCCGGCGCCATGCTCACCCCCGCCGAACTTCCCGTGCTGGAAGCCCCCCGGGCGGCGCTGCACATCGCCCTGACCCACCACCCACGTGTGCGGGGCGCCGCCGTCCCGCGTTTCGACCGGCGCGGTTTCCCGATGGATCCCAAGGACCGCGCGGCGCGCCGCGACCGCATGCGCGCGCGTGCCGTGACCACGACGGTCGTCGCCACGGTCGTGGCCGCGCCCGTACTCGCCCTCTGGGCCGCCTACCGGGGCGCCCCGACGAGCGACGAGGACGGCCACCCCGCCACCGCGAGCGAGGCGCAGGGCCCCGACGTCCTCGGCGGTGACACGGCCGGTGGTTACGAGAACGCGGGGAACGCCAGCGCGAAGCCCGGCACCGGACTCGACAAGGACGGCAAGGCGGACGTCTCCGTGGAGGTCGTCAGCGTGGCCGGAACCGGCAAGACGGGGCCCGGGCAGCTCGCGGTCGACGCCGCCAACGACGACGAAACGACCCTGATCACGCTCACCGCCTCCGGCTCCTCCCCGGTCCGCTGGTCTGCGTCCACCCCGGCGGCCTGGCTCTACCTCAGCCAGTCCTCGGGAACCCTCGACCCCGGTGAATCGCTGACCGTCAAGGTGTACGTCGACCACCTGCGCGAGCCTTCCGGCCACTGGACCGCGCAGGTGGCCATCTCTCCGGCGGGCACCGTGGTCTCCATCGACGGCTACGGCACCGCACCGAGCCGTCCTGCGTCCCCGCCGTCGTCATCGAGCCCCGTCCCCACGCCGTCCAGCTCGCCGTCCAGTGAGCCGCCCGCCACCCAGTCCCCGTCCCCGACCGACCCGTCTGACAGCCAGTCGGCCCCGCCCCCGTCCGGCTCCGCCCCGCCCTCCTCCTCGCCGCCCTCCCCGTCCTCCCCGTCCTCCTCTTCCTCCCCCTCCTCGTCCGGCGACGGCACGCCGAGCCCCTCCGGAAGCTAG
- a CDS encoding SigE family RNA polymerase sigma factor, whose translation MAQGEVLEFEEYVRTRQEALLRSARRLVPDPVDAQDLLQTALVRTYGRWEGIADKRLADAYLRRVMINTRTEWWRARKLEEVPTEQLPDASVEDSTEQHADRALLMDVMKVLAPKQRSVVVLRHWEQMSTEETATALGMSAGTVKSTLHRALARLREELEARDLDARALEREERERCAA comes from the coding sequence ATGGCGCAGGGCGAGGTGCTCGAATTCGAGGAGTACGTCCGCACCCGGCAGGAGGCGCTGCTGCGCAGTGCCCGCCGGCTGGTCCCGGACCCCGTCGACGCCCAGGACCTGCTGCAGACCGCACTGGTGCGGACGTACGGCCGTTGGGAGGGCATCGCCGACAAACGGCTCGCCGACGCGTACCTGCGCCGGGTGATGATCAACACGCGGACCGAGTGGTGGCGGGCGCGCAAGCTGGAGGAGGTCCCCACCGAGCAGCTGCCGGACGCCTCGGTGGAAGACTCCACCGAGCAGCATGCCGACCGGGCCCTGCTGATGGATGTGATGAAAGTGCTCGCACCGAAGCAGCGCAGTGTCGTGGTGCTGCGACACTGGGAGCAGATGTCCACGGAGGAGACGGCCACGGCCCTTGGCATGTCGGCCGGGACGGTCAAGAGCACGCTGCACCGGGCGCTCGCCCGGCTCCGTGAGGAGCTGGAGGCCCGCGATCTGGACGCACGCGCGCTGGAGCGTGAGGAGCGGGAGCGTTGCGCGGCCTGA
- a CDS encoding A/G-specific adenine glycosylase yields the protein MTEKLHSPVIAWFDAHARDLPWRRPEAGPWGVMVSEFMLQQTPVNRVLPVYEQWLTRWPRPADLAKEAPGEAVRAWGRLGYPRRALRLHGAAVAIAERHGGDVPTDHSQLLALPGIGEYTAAAVASFAYGQRHAVLDTNVRRVLARAVTGVQYPPNATTAAERRLARELLPEDEGTAARWAAASMELGALVCTARNESCRQCPIAAQCAWRLAGKPEHTGPPRRGQTYAGTDRQVRGKLLAVLREAHAPVAQPVLDRVWHEPVQRARALDGLVTDGLVEPLPGGLYRLPLS from the coding sequence ATGACTGAGAAGCTTCACAGCCCCGTGATCGCCTGGTTCGACGCCCATGCCCGCGACCTCCCCTGGCGCCGCCCGGAGGCCGGCCCGTGGGGTGTGATGGTCAGCGAGTTCATGCTCCAGCAGACCCCGGTCAACCGGGTGCTACCCGTCTACGAGCAGTGGCTCACCCGTTGGCCACGCCCCGCCGACCTAGCGAAGGAGGCACCCGGAGAGGCCGTTCGCGCCTGGGGCCGGCTCGGCTACCCGCGCCGCGCCCTGCGGCTGCACGGCGCCGCGGTCGCCATAGCGGAACGGCACGGCGGTGACGTCCCCACGGACCACTCACAACTGCTTGCACTGCCCGGGATCGGTGAGTACACGGCCGCCGCGGTGGCTTCGTTCGCGTACGGCCAGCGGCACGCGGTGCTGGACACCAATGTGCGCCGGGTCCTCGCCCGGGCGGTGACCGGTGTGCAGTACCCGCCGAACGCAACCACGGCCGCCGAGCGGCGACTCGCCCGGGAGTTGCTGCCCGAGGACGAGGGGACCGCCGCCCGGTGGGCCGCCGCCTCCATGGAACTGGGCGCGCTGGTGTGCACGGCGAGGAACGAGAGCTGCCGGCAGTGCCCGATCGCCGCCCAGTGCGCCTGGCGACTCGCCGGCAAGCCGGAGCACACCGGGCCGCCGCGCCGGGGGCAGACGTACGCCGGCACGGACCGGCAGGTGCGCGGCAAGCTCCTCGCCGTCCTGCGGGAGGCACACGCGCCGGTGGCGCAGCCGGTGCTGGACCGGGTGTGGCACGAGCCGGTGCAGCGCGCCCGCGCGCTGGACGGGCTCGTCACGGACGGTCTGGTGGAGCCGCTGCCGGGTGGCCTGTACCGGCTGCCGCTCAGCTGA
- the cseB gene encoding two-component system response regulator CseB: MADQTHVLFVEDDDVIREATQLALERDGFAVTAMPDGLSGLEAFRANRPDIALLDVMVPGLDGVSLCRRIRDESTVPVIMLSARADSIDVVLGLEAGADDYVTKPFDGAVLVARIRAVLRRFGHAGGVTHAEESASGVNGGTLSFGDLQVDTEGMEVHRAGQPVALTPTEMRLLLEFSSAPGTVLSRDKLLERVWEYGWGGDTRVVDVHVQRLRQKIGQDRIETVRGFGYKLKA; encoded by the coding sequence ATGGCAGACCAGACCCACGTCCTGTTCGTCGAGGACGACGATGTCATCCGCGAGGCCACCCAGCTCGCCCTGGAGCGGGACGGTTTCGCGGTCACCGCGATGCCTGACGGCCTGTCCGGCCTGGAGGCGTTCCGGGCGAACCGCCCCGACATCGCACTGCTGGACGTCATGGTTCCGGGCCTGGACGGCGTGAGCCTGTGCCGGCGCATCCGGGACGAGTCGACCGTGCCGGTGATCATGCTGTCGGCGCGCGCGGACTCCATCGACGTCGTCCTGGGCCTGGAGGCGGGCGCCGACGACTACGTGACCAAACCTTTCGACGGCGCCGTGCTGGTGGCACGCATCCGCGCGGTACTGCGCCGCTTCGGACACGCCGGCGGGGTCACGCACGCGGAGGAGTCCGCCTCCGGGGTGAACGGCGGCACGCTGAGCTTCGGCGACCTGCAGGTCGACACCGAGGGCATGGAGGTGCACCGGGCCGGGCAGCCGGTGGCGCTCACCCCGACCGAGATGCGTCTGTTGCTGGAGTTCTCCTCCGCGCCGGGCACCGTGCTCTCCCGTGACAAGCTGCTGGAACGCGTGTGGGAATACGGCTGGGGCGGGGACACCCGGGTGGTCGACGTGCATGTGCAGCGGCTGCGCCAGAAGATCGGCCAGGACCGGATCGAGACGGTCCGCGGCTTCGGCTACAAGCTGAAGGCCTGA